A part of Demetria terragena DSM 11295 genomic DNA contains:
- a CDS encoding methionine/alanine import family NSS transporter small subunit codes for MSGSAVAMMLVSMLAIWGGLVVALLNLRRSDSQSKGNHAES; via the coding sequence ATGTCCGGATCTGCCGTGGCGATGATGCTCGTGTCCATGCTCGCGATTTGGGGTGGGCTGGTGGTCGCGCTGCTCAACCTGCGCCGCAGCGACAGCCAGAGCAAAGGCAACCACGCCGAAAGCTGA
- a CDS encoding sodium-dependent transporter, with protein MSAVTEDSGKSAAGFASRRVFILAAIGSAVGLGNIWRFPYVAYEGGGGAFIVPYLVAIFVAGLPFLYLDYAMGHRYRGSAPLSFRRMSRGAEGIGWWQVLVCLVIGVYYAAIIAWALRYTIFSFGKSWGSKPDEFFGGDFLHAAAEPGPTLDFVPGLLIPLVIVWVLVLGILALGVQDGIGRTALILMPLLFVAFTALVVFALFLDGAPKGLDALFTPDWSALKQTDVWVAAFGQIFFSLSVGFGVMITYASYVARKTDMTGAGTVVAFSNSGFELLAGIGVFSALGFMAQASGVAVDKVVESGIGLAFIAFPAIINEAPAGALIGVLFFGSLVVAGLTSLVSVIEVVIAGFQDKFNLSRRTATTMVGVPMAIISVLLFSTTGALTVLDTVDSWINSFGILAVAVVSMIVVAHVAKKLPVLADSLNRVSSIRLGTVWRTVIGFITPIALIYLLYKEFSARLDAPYGDYPQSLLIPFGWAVVIVIPIAAFALAALPWRNQDMTNDVEDLETDVETEEEVR; from the coding sequence GTGTCCGCGGTTACGGAGGATTCAGGGAAGTCGGCTGCAGGATTCGCATCGCGGAGGGTGTTCATCCTCGCAGCGATCGGGTCGGCCGTTGGTCTGGGCAACATTTGGCGGTTCCCTTATGTCGCGTATGAAGGCGGCGGCGGCGCGTTCATCGTGCCGTATCTCGTGGCGATCTTTGTCGCTGGTTTGCCGTTCCTTTATCTCGACTATGCGATGGGGCACCGGTATCGCGGATCGGCGCCCCTGAGTTTCCGTCGGATGAGCCGAGGAGCCGAGGGCATCGGCTGGTGGCAGGTGCTCGTCTGCCTGGTCATTGGTGTGTATTACGCCGCGATCATCGCGTGGGCGCTGCGCTACACGATCTTCTCGTTCGGGAAGTCCTGGGGTAGCAAGCCCGATGAATTCTTCGGCGGGGACTTCTTGCACGCCGCCGCCGAGCCCGGGCCGACGCTGGACTTCGTCCCCGGCCTGTTGATCCCACTGGTCATCGTGTGGGTGCTCGTGCTGGGCATCCTGGCGCTGGGTGTGCAGGATGGGATCGGTCGAACCGCGCTGATCCTCATGCCCCTACTCTTTGTCGCGTTCACCGCGCTGGTCGTCTTTGCGTTGTTCCTCGACGGAGCACCCAAGGGCTTGGATGCGCTGTTCACGCCGGACTGGAGTGCTCTGAAGCAGACCGATGTCTGGGTGGCCGCGTTCGGACAGATCTTCTTCTCGTTGTCGGTCGGTTTCGGTGTGATGATCACCTACGCGTCGTACGTCGCGCGCAAGACCGACATGACTGGCGCCGGCACCGTCGTCGCTTTCTCCAACTCCGGCTTCGAGCTGCTCGCCGGGATCGGCGTCTTCTCAGCGTTGGGGTTCATGGCGCAAGCGTCCGGTGTCGCGGTCGACAAGGTCGTCGAGAGCGGAATTGGGCTGGCGTTCATCGCCTTTCCCGCGATCATCAACGAAGCCCCCGCGGGTGCGCTGATCGGCGTGCTCTTCTTTGGGTCGCTCGTCGTGGCCGGCCTCACCTCGTTGGTGAGCGTCATCGAGGTCGTCATCGCCGGGTTCCAGGACAAGTTCAACCTGAGCCGTCGTACCGCGACCACGATGGTCGGCGTGCCGATGGCGATCATCAGCGTGCTGCTGTTCTCGACCACGGGTGCGCTGACCGTGCTCGACACGGTGGATTCCTGGATCAACAGTTTCGGCATTCTGGCCGTAGCCGTGGTGAGCATGATCGTGGTCGCCCACGTGGCTAAGAAGCTCCCGGTTCTCGCGGACAGCCTCAACCGGGTCAGTTCGATCCGGCTCGGGACGGTGTGGCGAACCGTGATTGGGTTCATCACCCCGATCGCCTTGATCTACCTGCTCTATAAAGAATTCAGTGCTCGACTGGACGCGCCGTATGGCGACTATCCGCAAAGCTTGCTCATCCCGTTCGGGTGGGCCGTGGTCATCGTCATTCCGATCGCTGCCTTTGCTTTGGCCGCGCTCCCATGGCGCAACCAGGACATGACCAATGACGTCGAGGATCTCGAGACTGACGTCGAGACTGAGGAAGAGGTGCGCTGA